One Clostridium cagae genomic window, TCATAACTATTGAAAATGCATGGGGATTATTATCAGATAAAGGTAACATAACATTCATACCGAATATTCCACTTATAATAGTAGGGATTGCCATCAGTATAGTTACAGATGCTAATACTTTCATAACTATATTTAAGTTATTTGAAATAACTGAAGCAAAGAAGTCCATTGTACTCGCCAAAATATTGCTATATATTTCTGTCATTTCTATAGCTTGCTTATTTTCAATAATGACATCTTCTAAGACATCTTTATCTTCTTCATATTTTTGCATCATTTCTAGTTTTAACATTTTTTCCAAGGTTATCTCATTAGCTTTTAATGAAGTTGAGAAATATACAAGAGATTTTTCTAATGAATGAAGCTGAATAAGTTCTCTATTTTTCATAGATTTATGTAATCTTTTCTCTATCATTAAACTTTTTTTATCTATTTGTCTTAAGTAAAGTAAATAGTAAGTAGATATTCTATTTAATATTTGCAATATAAACCTTGATTTTTTAAATGTAAAAAATGATTTTATTCTAGCATTAGCAAAGTCAGTTATTATTTTACTATTTTTTAAACATATAGTAACTAATAATTTATCAGTATGTATTATAGCTAATGGATAAGTATCATATGTTAAAGAATTTTCCTCCATTTCTGTGAATGGTATATCGACTATAACTAATATGGCATCATCTTCAATATCAATTCTAGAAGTTTCTTCATCATCTAGTGCTGCCTTTAGAAAATCAATAGAAATTCCAGTTTTCTTTGATACCAGAATTAATTCTTCTTCAGATGGAGCTACAATGTTTATCCAACAACCATTTTCAATACTATCAATAGGTTTCAAACTTGGATCGAATTCACTCTGACTTTTATAAATTTGAATCAATAAAATCACCTCCTAATATCTTTATTATATCATTATACTATTATAATAAAGATATTACGAATATACTATAATAAATTAACATGAGAATATAGCCATTAAAATTTGAAAATGGTATTAAAACATAGAAAACATGTAATTAAAAAGCTACAATTAATAGTATTCTAAGAATTATAGAGAATATAGAGAAATATAGCGTTATTTCAATATAGCTTTATATTTAAAAGCTTAGTATAATCATAATGTTATTTTAATTTAAAAGTATGGGGGAAAATATTAATGCATAAAGAGGTAGTCATAAGAAAGAAGGCGCCTGTTATAGCGATAGTATTACTTATAATTACAGCAATGTTGTATTTATATCAAGGAATAAGTATATTAGGTATAAAAAATATAAGGCTTGTTAAATTTTATAATATGAGCATTGTATTTTTAACTTTAAGTATAATATTTTTTGAGATAATGAAATGCAGAATATCATATAAGTATTCGATTATAGCGAACAAGCTTATTATCAATAAAATTTTTCATAATAATGAAAAAAATCTAGAAAGCATTAATCTAGCTGATATTGTGTATCTTGGAAAAAGTAATTACATAGCAAAAGAATATATTGTTAAGAATAAGGGAAATTATTCTTGTGGAATAATTAATAAGAAAAAATTTTGTTGTATATACAAAAGAGAGAATGTTTATTATAAATTTAGTTTTAATCCAAGTGATAAACTTATAAGAAGATTAAATCTTAATATTTAATTTATAAGAAACAAATGTGTTTACTATATAAATAAAGGTACTCGAATAGAGTACCTTTGTTTATATATTTTTATTCTTAAAGAAATCATCCTTTATTTCATTAAGAAGAGTTTCATTTTGAATTAAATCCATTCCTGTAAATGCTAATGCTAATGATGCATTTTTACATTGCTTAAGTGCAAATTCTGACTGAGTAGCTTTAGCAAAATCTTTTGTTCCATATTTAATGCTAGGATCATCGGTTATGCAGATATAAGGATGTATGCAAGGAACTTTATGACTAACATCACCCAAACTTAATCCTGCATAGATATCACGTGGCTTACCAATATCTATTATTGAATTTTCTTTTAGATTGTGACTAAATAATCTATTAAGAGTTCTATTAGTTATTAATTCTTTATTTGATGGTTCATATAAAGAAGTACTATATTCTAAATTTGTTAATTCAGAAACATATTTAGCGATAGTTCTAAGTTTATTATCAGCCCATTCAGAAGTTTTGTAATTTTTACTTCTAATATAAAATTTAGCTTCTGCTTCTTCAGGCAATAGTAAAGGTGTATATCCACCTTTAGATAAAATTGGATTTATTTCTAAATCTTTAGGAAAACCCTTTTGAAGGGAATTTAATATATTTAAATTTAATAATATTGCATCTAGCGCTGTGTAGATATTTTTATTTAAAAAAGTTAAGCCACCTTTGCCTTCGTATTTTATGCTTAAAGGAATTATTGATGAAGATGTTCCACTTTCACTTGTTAGTACATCAGGATGAGCAAGCATTACCACATCTATATCATCAAAAACACCTTGTCTAGTCATAACAGCTTTAGTTCCACCTAAATATTCACCTGGGCATCCAATTAATATAACAGAACCACCTATTTTATTTACAACGCTACCCAATGCTAGTGCAGCACCTACTGATATTGTACTTAAAGCATTATGCCCTGTTATATGTCCATAGTCTTTAACAGCATCATATTCACTTATAAAACATATCTTAGGATAACCAGTTCCTTTTTTACAAATAAAAGAATTGGATATATCTAAAAAATTATCGCTAACTTCAAAGTTATATTTACTTAGCAAATTACAAATATATTTTGAAGATTTAGTTTCCGAATAACTTTCCTCAGGATTATTATATAAATAAGAACTTAAATCATTAAGTTCTTTATCACAAGTTGAAAGAAATGAAATTATTTCTTGCTTCATAATACAACCCTCCAAATTATTATTTGATATTATTTTTTCCAATTATAAAAAAAATATTTGTTTATTCAAATTAAAAGAAAAATATATAAGTGTTTAAGATTAAAAAAAATATATTTGGAAATAATTAAGTTAAAAGAAATTATAGGGGGTAAAGATAATTTTGGAGAATAAAGTATGTTTTTTGTGTGGTAAAAAAGAGGGCAGTGGTATAATATTAAAAGGAGAAAAGATATGTTCTAATTGTGAATGTGAACTTACAAATATTAGCGTTGTAAATCCTAAATACCATTACTTTAAAGAAAAAGTTAAAAATGTTTTATTTAAAAAATAAAAATTAGATTTTTACTTTATTAAGATTTATTAAAAGCTATATTTAATTATATAGCTATTTTTCTTTTGGAAAGATTTTATAAATTTATATTAAAATTTAATTTGAAATTCATATATAAGCTAAGAAATTAATTATTATGGGGGAATTTAATTATGACAAAAGGTAAATTAATTATAATAGAGAGTGGATCGGATGCTTCAGGAAAAGCTACTCAAGCTAAAAAGTTATATGAAAGATTATTAGAAGAAGGATATAATATAAAAAAAATAACATATCCCAATTATGATAGTCCAGCTTGTATGCCAGTAAAAATGTACTTAAGTGGTGAATTTGGAAATAAGCCTGAAGATGTAAATGCATATGTAGCCTCAACATTTTTTGCTATTGATAGATTTGCTTCATATAATAAAGAATGGAAAGACTTTTATGATAATGGAGGAATAATTATATCAGATAGATATACAACTTCTAATATGGTACATCAAGCAGTAAAAATGGATGAAGAAGAAAAAGATAAATATTTAGATTGGCTTTACAATTTAGAATTTAATTTATATAAACTTCCAGTTCCAGATTGTGTAATGTTTTTAGATGTATTACCCGAAATAAGTCAAAAATTAATGAAAGATAGAAATAATAAGTTTACAGGTGAAAAAGAAAAGGATATTCATGAAAATAATAAAGATTATTTAGCTAAATCTTATTATAATTCTTTAGAAATAGCAGAAAAATATAATTGGGATAAAATAAAATGTAATGATGGAGATAATTTAAAGACCATAGAAGAAATACATGAAGAAATTTATAAAAAAGTTAAAAAATATATATAACATTTAAATTAGTGTTTTAATAAATAAAAAATAGAAATATTTATTTATATAATATAAGTACATATTTATGGTAAAATAATATCAAGAATAATATGAATCAGAGGTGGATAGTAAATGAAATTAGTTATTGCTATAGTACAAGATGAAGATGCAATAGATGTGTTAGATTCATTAACAGATAAGAATTTTAGAGTAACTAAACTAGCTACTACGGGGGGATTTCTAAAAGCAGGCAATACAACTTTAATGGTTGGTGTTGAGGAAGAAAAGCTTGATCAAGCATTAGATGTAATTAAAGAGGTATGTAAAAAAAGAAAAGAAACAGTAATAGCACCAACACCTTTAAGTAGTAATGAGGGTGGATACATTCAACAATGCCCTATGCAAATTACGGTAGGTGGAGCAACAATATTTGTTGTTGATGTTGATAAATTTATAAAAATATAAGGAGAATGGCATTGAGAGAAATTATTGGTCATGAAAGAGTTATTAATGGGTTTGATCTAAGGAAAAGAAGTAATACTTTTTCTCATGCTAATTTAATTATTGGTGATGATGGGATTGGAAAAAGTTTAGTTGCAAAGTATCTTGCAAATAGTATATTAGGATTAAAGGGTGATAAAGAGTTTGTAGATATTATAAATTATTACCCTTTATCTTCTTCATTTGGAGTAGACGATATCAGAAATATTATAACTGAAGTATCTAAGAAACCTTTTGAAAGTGATAAAAAAGTTTTAATACTGCATAAGTGTGAAAAAATGACTATTCAAGCTCAAAATGCATTGTTAAAAACTATAGAAGAACCTCCAATAGGAGTACATTTAATACTTCTTAGTGAATCACTAGAATTAATTTTAGACACTATAAAATCACGTTGTCAAACTTATAAATTAACACCATTATCTAAAGAAGATATTACTAAGTATATTGAGAATAAATATTTTGATATAAATATAGAAAATAAAAAAGCAGCTTTAGCATATAGTCAAGGTATTCCAGGAAAAGTTGAAAAATTTATAGAAGATGATAAATTAAATAATTTAAGAAATATATTGTTAGAATTATTATGTGATTTAGAAAGTAATAAGGATGATTTTGTTTTTAAATATAAAGAGGTATTAGCTAGTTATAAAGATAAACAAAGTGAAGTCTTAAATATATTAATTTCATATATAAGAGATATTATGTTTTTAAAGGAATTAGATTCTAATGATTTAGTTGTAAATTTTGATAAACTTAAAGAAATAAGAGATATATCAATGAGAATGTCTTATAAAAAGCTTAATTCTATGTTAGAATACATAAAAGAAGCAAGAACTAGTTTAAATAATAACACTAATTATTCAATGACCATAACTGTATTACTTATGGGATTTGCGGAGGTATAATTGATGATAAAAGTTATTGGAGTAAGGTTTAAAAAAGCTGGAAAAATTTATTATTTTGATCCAGTAAATTTTGCTGTTAAAAAAGAAAATTATGTAATAGTTGAAACTGCTAGAGGAATAGAATTTGGCCAATGTGTCATAGGAATAAAAGAGATATCAGAAGATGAAATAGTATCACCTTTAAAGGAAGTTATAAGAATAGCTGATGAAAAAGATATTCAAAAACATAAGGATAATAAAGGTAGAGAAAATGAAGCTTTAGAAATATGTTTAAAAAAAATACAAGAACATGGATTAAAAATGAAATTAATAGATGTAGAATATACATTTGATAATCATAAAGTTATATTCTATTTTACAGCTGATGGAAGAGTAGATTTTAGAGAATTAGTAAAAGATTTAGCTACTATATTTAAAACTAGAATAGAATTAAGACAAATAGGTGTAAGAGATGAAGCTAAAATGATAGGCGGTCTAGGACCTTGTGGAAGACCAATGTGTTGTTCTACCTTCTTAGGAGATTTTGCATCTGTATCTATTAAAATGGCTAAGGAACAAAATCTTTCTTTAAATCCAACTAAGATATCAGGAATATGTGGAAGACTTATGTGTTGTTTAAATTATGAACAAAGTACTTACGAAGATATTAGAAGAAGACTTCCTAAAGTTGGATCAATAGTTGAAACTATTGATGGAAAAGGTGAAGTAATAGGTAATTTAACAGTAAAAGAAAGTGTAAGGGTTAAATTAAAACGTGGAGACGAAGAAGTAATTGACATATATAAAATAGAGGATGTTAAATTAATATCTGGAAGTTATGAAGGTTCAATAGATAATTCAGATATTAAATTAGAAATTGAGTCTGAAGAAGATAAAAAGTTAATAAAAGAGTTGATTAAAGAAGAAAATTAGAGAAATATGGAGAAAAAATTCGTAAATCATCTATATATTGAGCATTAAATTGGGACTTTTATCACAAAATACTTTTAAAACATTAAAATACATGATAAAATTGTAGATGGTTAATTATCATACAATTTTAGGAGGTGTTTTTAATGGCATTTGTAATTAATGATTCATGTGTTAGCTGTGGAGCATGCGCTGGAGAATGTCCAGTTGATGCTATAAGCCAAGGAGATGCATACTACGTTATTGATGCAGATACTTGTATCGATTGCGGTAACTGTGCTAATGTTTGCCCAGTTGGTGCTCCAGTTCAAGAATAGTAAAAAAGATCGTCTATAGACGGTCTTTTTTTATACATAAAATCATAGATTTTTTAATATGAGACTATAAAGCAAGTAGTCTTATATTAAAAATAAAAAGTTATTGTTTAGAAGTTTAAAATAGGATTAAACTCTTATAATATTACCTAAATAGATTTTAAGGTAGAGATAACAATAATACAGAGTTTTCTTTATAAAGTTTTAAATCATCACTAGTTATGGTATTAGAGTTTATTTTTTCAACATTATCCATAGATATTAAGAAATTTTTAGAATCATCTAAATAAAGCATAGATTTAAAAGTTTTATAATGGATTGGTATTATATACTTTGGAGAAATCAATTTGCTTATTTTAGCACCCTCAGCACCATTTAATGTAAAATGACCCCCTATTGGAACAAATAAAATATCTATATTTTCTAATTTAGTAGAAATCAAATCTAAAGGGATATGTCCTAAGTCTCCTAAATGACAAATTTTCAACTTATCTAATGTAAAAGTATATATTATATTAGGTCCTCTTTTCAAACCATTATATTTATCATGAAAGGAAGAAAAGCCTTCTATATTGATAAAATCAAGATTAAAAATACCAGTAGTATTAATAATTTTTACATTATTATCACTTTCCTTTAAAAATGAATGATCAAAATGATTATGACTTATTACTATAATGTCAGAGTGGAGAAAATCATTATTATATCCTATAGAATCATCAAATGGATCTATGAGTATTCTTTTACCATTATTACTTGTTATTAAAAAACAAGAGTGTCCATACCAAGTTAATTTCATAATATAAATTCCTTTGAAAAAAATATAAATTTGTATATTAAATATATTGAACATTTAGTAAAATTTTATTCATATTTTAATAAAATAAGTTATGGTGTTTTAAATTACTATATAATTATAGTATAATAACTACAAAGTCAAAGTAAGTCAAAAACAAAAATATAAACTGATGTTTAGGTAGGTGAACTTATGGCAAAACTTTCAGATATAATTGAAGAATTTATAAAAGCAATGTTTAATGATAGTGGAGAGAATGTGGTTCTAATACAGCGAAATGAACTAGCTGATCAATTTAGATGTGCACCATCACAAATAAACTATGTTTTAACAACTAGATTTACTTACAATAAAGGTTATTTAATTGAAAGCAAGCGTGGTGGCGGTGGCCATATTATTATAAAACAATTAGACAATGATAGTTCCAGCAGAAGAGAGGAAATAATAAATCAAAGTATAGGTAATACAATAACATATCATAATGCTGTAAATATAATAGATAATTTATTTGAATCTGATATTATTACAGAAAAAGAATGTGAACTGATGAAAATAGCTATAAACGATAGAACTTTAATTTCAGTTGAGAATAGAAATAAAATAAGAGCAGATATTTTTAAAGCAATGATTATGGTTATTTTATCTTAAGAGGTGGGGATTATATGTTATGTGAAAAATGTAAAAAGAATGAAGCTAAAATTAATTTGGTTAAAATAGTAAATGGAGAAAAAAATGAAATTTGGTTATGTGAATCTTGTGCTAAAGATATATCAGATATACCATTTATAAATTCTTTAAATGAAATTGGTGGATTACAATTTGAAAATATATTAACAGGTTTTTTAAATAATATTGGTGATAAAAAAACAAAACCAAAAGAACTTGTTTGTCCAAAATGTAAAATGAATTACTCTGAATTTGAAAAAACGAGTAAATTAGGTTGTAGTGAATGCTATAATGTATTTTTTGAATATATAAAACCTATAATAAAGAGAATTCATGGGAATGTGAAACATGTGGGAAAAATTCCTAAATTTGATGGAGAATCCTTAATTAAAAGAAAAAGGATAATAAAGTTAAAACAGGAGTTACAGAGTGTTATTAAATTAGAAGAATATGAAAAAGCAGCTGTGTTAAGAGATGAAATTAAAGAACTAGAAGAATTTATATTTATTAATAGCAAAGATGATAAGGTGTTTTTGGTTAAGGAGGAAAAAGGTAATGAAAAATTGGATTAATGAAGAATGTAATAAAGAAGATATAGTTATAAATAGTAATATTTCTTTATCTAGAAACTTAAAAGAAAAACCTTTTTCCAATAAACTAAATGAAATAGAAGCAAGAGAAAATGTGGGATTTATTTATCAAATTGTGAAAAGTGAACTTAAAGATGAATCTTGTATTTATCAATTGTGGAATGAAGACAAAGAACTAATAAATAGTTATTTAGATAAGCAATTAATAAGTAAAGAGTTAATAAAAAACAAAGATAAAACAGCCTTTGTTTTAAACAGTGAAGAAACTTTAAGTATTATGATAAATGAGGATGATCACTTAAAGTTAAGATGCATAACAGCAGGATTTGATTTGGAGACTGCATTTGA contains:
- a CDS encoding PSP1 domain-containing protein; this translates as MIKVIGVRFKKAGKIYYFDPVNFAVKKENYVIVETARGIEFGQCVIGIKEISEDEIVSPLKEVIRIADEKDIQKHKDNKGRENEALEICLKKIQEHGLKMKLIDVEYTFDNHKVIFYFTADGRVDFRELVKDLATIFKTRIELRQIGVRDEAKMIGGLGPCGRPMCCSTFLGDFASVSIKMAKEQNLSLNPTKISGICGRLMCCLNYEQSTYEDIRRRLPKVGSIVETIDGKGEVIGNLTVKESVRVKLKRGDEEVIDIYKIEDVKLISGSYEGSIDNSDIKLEIESEEDKKLIKELIKEEN
- a CDS encoding DUF362 domain-containing protein; translation: MAFVINDSCVSCGACAGECPVDAISQGDAYYVIDADTCIDCGNCANVCPVGAPVQE
- a CDS encoding CtsR family transcriptional regulator produces the protein MAKLSDIIEEFIKAMFNDSGENVVLIQRNELADQFRCAPSQINYVLTTRFTYNKGYLIESKRGGGGHIIIKQLDNDSSSRREEIINQSIGNTITYHNAVNIIDNLFESDIITEKECELMKIAINDRTLISVENRNKIRADIFKAMIMVILS
- a CDS encoding sigma factor G inhibitor Gin yields the protein MENKVCFLCGKKEGSGIILKGEKICSNCECELTNISVVNPKYHYFKEKVKNVLFKK
- a CDS encoding dTMP kinase, whose amino-acid sequence is MTKGKLIIIESGSDASGKATQAKKLYERLLEEGYNIKKITYPNYDSPACMPVKMYLSGEFGNKPEDVNAYVASTFFAIDRFASYNKEWKDFYDNGGIIISDRYTTSNMVHQAVKMDEEEKDKYLDWLYNLEFNLYKLPVPDCVMFLDVLPEISQKLMKDRNNKFTGEKEKDIHENNKDYLAKSYYNSLEIAEKYNWDKIKCNDGDNLKTIEEIHEEIYKKVKKYI
- a CDS encoding magnesium transporter CorA family protein, whose protein sequence is MIQIYKSQSEFDPSLKPIDSIENGCWINIVAPSEEELILVSKKTGISIDFLKAALDDEETSRIDIEDDAILVIVDIPFTEMEENSLTYDTYPLAIIHTDKLLVTICLKNSKIITDFANARIKSFFTFKKSRFILQILNRISTYYLLYLRQIDKKSLMIEKRLHKSMKNRELIQLHSLEKSLVYFSTSLKANEITLEKMLKLEMMQKYEEDKDVLEDVIIENKQAIEMTEIYSNILASTMDFFASVISNNLNIVMKVLASVTILMAIPTIISGIFGMNVMLPLSDNNPHAFSIVMMLTLGICFIVAFILYKKDMFN
- a CDS encoding MBL fold metallo-hydrolase, whose amino-acid sequence is MKLTWYGHSCFLITSNNGKRILIDPFDDSIGYNNDFLHSDIIVISHNHFDHSFLKESDNNVKIINTTGIFNLDFINIEGFSSFHDKYNGLKRGPNIIYTFTLDKLKICHLGDLGHIPLDLISTKLENIDILFVPIGGHFTLNGAEGAKISKLISPKYIIPIHYKTFKSMLYLDDSKNFLISMDNVEKINSNTITSDDLKLYKENSVLLLSLP
- a CDS encoding DNA polymerase III subunit delta' → MREIIGHERVINGFDLRKRSNTFSHANLIIGDDGIGKSLVAKYLANSILGLKGDKEFVDIINYYPLSSSFGVDDIRNIITEVSKKPFESDKKVLILHKCEKMTIQAQNALLKTIEEPPIGVHLILLSESLELILDTIKSRCQTYKLTPLSKEDITKYIENKYFDINIENKKAALAYSQGIPGKVEKFIEDDKLNNLRNILLELLCDLESNKDDFVFKYKEVLASYKDKQSEVLNILISYIRDIMFLKELDSNDLVVNFDKLKEIRDISMRMSYKKLNSMLEYIKEARTSLNNNTNYSMTITVLLMGFAEV
- a CDS encoding UvrB/UvrC motif-containing protein; translated protein: MLCEKCKKNEAKINLVKIVNGEKNEIWLCESCAKDISDIPFINSLNEIGGLQFENILTGFLNNIGDKKTKPKELVCPKCKMNYSEFEKTSKLGCSECYNVFFEYIKPIIKRIHGNVKHVGKIPKFDGESLIKRKRIIKLKQELQSVIKLEEYEKAAVLRDEIKELEEFIFINSKDDKVFLVKEEKGNEKLD
- a CDS encoding amidohydrolase, which encodes MKQEIISFLSTCDKELNDLSSYLYNNPEESYSETKSSKYICNLLSKYNFEVSDNFLDISNSFICKKGTGYPKICFISEYDAVKDYGHITGHNALSTISVGAALALGSVVNKIGGSVILIGCPGEYLGGTKAVMTRQGVFDDIDVVMLAHPDVLTSESGTSSSIIPLSIKYEGKGGLTFLNKNIYTALDAILLNLNILNSLQKGFPKDLEINPILSKGGYTPLLLPEEAEAKFYIRSKNYKTSEWADNKLRTIAKYVSELTNLEYSTSLYEPSNKELITNRTLNRLFSHNLKENSIIDIGKPRDIYAGLSLGDVSHKVPCIHPYICITDDPSIKYGTKDFAKATQSEFALKQCKNASLALAFTGMDLIQNETLLNEIKDDFFKNKNI
- a CDS encoding cyclic-di-AMP receptor, producing MKLVIAIVQDEDAIDVLDSLTDKNFRVTKLATTGGFLKAGNTTLMVGVEEEKLDQALDVIKEVCKKRKETVIAPTPLSSNEGGYIQQCPMQITVGGATIFVVDVDKFIKI